In one Grus americana isolate bGruAme1 chromosome 1, bGruAme1.mat, whole genome shotgun sequence genomic region, the following are encoded:
- the NRIP2 gene encoding nuclear receptor-interacting protein 2 isoform X2: MSTRNSCPLPLGQGDREEKQIEGTPDLERQESEVELRNKAILQQKRRLKQATQFVHKDSADLLPLDGLTRLGTSKDLQPHSVVQRRLLEGNLNKLRGETRVQSARVQSPLAKDQDEKMEKGEDRRKKTSSLLIQCQCQGQVLKATVNTGCLPNLISKSCLNQLGLEEVSAMDCGDPSLPIPSVVGRVEHMEMQFGQKTVLCSALVVDDEMMEFCIGLQTLLSLKCCIDLEEGVLRFKALSQELPFLHASEEPGQ; encoded by the exons ATGAGCACAAGGAACAGCTGCCCCCTGCCACTGGGGCAAGGAGACCGGGAGGAAAAGCAGATTGAGGGTACTCCTGACCTGGAGCGACAGGAGAGTGAGGTGGAGCTGAGGAATAAAGCTATTCTGCAACAGAAGAGGCGCCTTAAACAGGCCACCCAGTTTGTGCACAAGGACTCTGCTGACCTGCTGCCCCTGGACGGCTTGACAAGGCTTGGTACCTCCAAGGATCTG CAGCCACATAGTGTGGTCCAGCGGCGCCTCTTGGAAGGCAATCTGAACAAACTGCGGGGCGAGACCAGGGTTCAGTCTGCACGGGTACAATCTCCGCTGGCAAAAGACCAGGATGAAAAGATGGAAAAGGGAgaggacaggagaaaaaagactTCATCTCTGCTAATACAGTGCCAG TGCCAAGGCCAGGTATTGAAAGCGACTGTTAACACTGGGTGTCTACCAAATCTCATCTCCAAGAGCTGTTTAAACCAGCTGGG GCTGGAAGAAGTGTCTGCCATGGACTGTGGAGACCCCTCTCTTCCCATCCCCAGCGTTGTTGGCCGAGTAGAACATATGGAAATGCAATTTGGCCAGAAGACAGTGCTGTGTTCAGCACTGGTTGTAG aTGATGAAATGATGGAGTTTTGCATTGGTCTCCAGACTCTGTTGTCTCTCAAG TGTTGCATCGACTTGGAGGAAGGAGTCCTGAGATTTAAAGCACTGAGTCAAGAGCTGCCTTTTCTACACGCCTCTGAAGAGCCTGGTCAGTGA
- the NRIP2 gene encoding nuclear receptor-interacting protein 2 isoform X1, whose protein sequence is MSTRNSCPLPLGQGDREEKQIEGTPDLERQESEVELRNKAILQQKRRLKQATQFVHKDSADLLPLDGLTRLGTSKDLQPHSVVQRRLLEGNLNKLRGETRVQSARVQSPLAKDQDEKMEKGEDRRKKTSSLLIQCQCQGQVLKATVNTGCLPNLISKSCLNQLGLEEVSAMDCGDPSLPIPSVVGRVEHMEMQFGQKTVLCSALVVDDEMMEFCIGLQTLLSLKCCIDLEEGVLRFKALSQELPFLHASEEPEHAPVLLKPFCDSHASSLKSPIVQIPL, encoded by the exons ATGAGCACAAGGAACAGCTGCCCCCTGCCACTGGGGCAAGGAGACCGGGAGGAAAAGCAGATTGAGGGTACTCCTGACCTGGAGCGACAGGAGAGTGAGGTGGAGCTGAGGAATAAAGCTATTCTGCAACAGAAGAGGCGCCTTAAACAGGCCACCCAGTTTGTGCACAAGGACTCTGCTGACCTGCTGCCCCTGGACGGCTTGACAAGGCTTGGTACCTCCAAGGATCTG CAGCCACATAGTGTGGTCCAGCGGCGCCTCTTGGAAGGCAATCTGAACAAACTGCGGGGCGAGACCAGGGTTCAGTCTGCACGGGTACAATCTCCGCTGGCAAAAGACCAGGATGAAAAGATGGAAAAGGGAgaggacaggagaaaaaagactTCATCTCTGCTAATACAGTGCCAG TGCCAAGGCCAGGTATTGAAAGCGACTGTTAACACTGGGTGTCTACCAAATCTCATCTCCAAGAGCTGTTTAAACCAGCTGGG GCTGGAAGAAGTGTCTGCCATGGACTGTGGAGACCCCTCTCTTCCCATCCCCAGCGTTGTTGGCCGAGTAGAACATATGGAAATGCAATTTGGCCAGAAGACAGTGCTGTGTTCAGCACTGGTTGTAG aTGATGAAATGATGGAGTTTTGCATTGGTCTCCAGACTCTGTTGTCTCTCAAG TGTTGCATCGACTTGGAGGAAGGAGTCCTGAGATTTAAAGCACTGAGTCAAGAGCTGCCTTTTCTACACGCCTCTGAAGAGCCTG